The Ferrimicrobium sp. genome includes a window with the following:
- a CDS encoding nucleotidyltransferase domain-containing protein, with product MGVLLDLVLSRRNEIDRLVREHHGRSVSVFGSVARGEETSESDIDLLVDFDEQSTLFDLVHLQEAIAGLLGTSVDVVAAKGLKSRDEHIKREAVPI from the coding sequence ATGGGAGTGCTGCTTGATTTGGTGTTGTCTCGCCGTAACGAGATTGATCGTCTCGTTCGAGAGCATCATGGACGCAGCGTATCCGTCTTCGGATCAGTCGCCCGCGGAGAAGAGACCTCTGAGAGCGACATTGATCTATTAGTTGACTTCGACGAACAAAGTACTCTCTTCGACCTGGTTCATCTTCAGGAAGCCATTGCAGGCCTTCTAGGCACGTCTGTGGATGTCGTGGCGGCCAAAGGGCTAAAGAGTCGGGATGAGCATATCAAGCGGGAGGCCGTCCCAATTTGA